Proteins from a genomic interval of Gammaproteobacteria bacterium:
- the arcC gene encoding carbamate kinase has product MSNTRRSLVVVAIGGNSLIRDAEHRSVEDQYIAAGETDQHIAELIRTGWDVAITHGNGPQVGFILRRSELAKHELHEVPLDACGADTQGAIGYALQQNLYNDFLQLGIDKTVATIVTQVEVDAADPAFENPAKPIGTFMDAEAAARRREVDGWEVVEDAGRGWRRVVASPMPKRIVEIEAIRYLLGAGVVVICVGGGGIPVVADETGALRGVPAVIDKDRASALLANEIDADLLLISTAVEKVALGWGTPEQRWVDRMTLEEAKRHLAEGIHFAKGSMAPKIEAAITFLEGGDREVLITNPENIERGVAGETGTRIVR; this is encoded by the coding sequence TTGAGCAACACCAGACGTTCGCTCGTTGTGGTGGCCATTGGGGGCAACTCGCTGATCAGGGACGCCGAGCACCGTTCGGTGGAAGATCAGTACATTGCGGCCGGAGAGACAGATCAGCACATCGCCGAGTTGATTCGCACGGGCTGGGATGTCGCGATCACTCACGGGAACGGACCTCAGGTGGGTTTCATCCTGAGACGTTCCGAACTCGCAAAGCACGAATTGCACGAGGTTCCGCTTGACGCCTGCGGCGCCGATACGCAGGGCGCGATCGGCTACGCGCTCCAACAGAACCTGTACAACGACTTCCTCCAGCTCGGTATCGACAAGACCGTGGCAACGATCGTGACCCAGGTCGAGGTGGACGCCGCCGATCCGGCGTTCGAAAACCCGGCAAAGCCGATCGGTACGTTCATGGATGCCGAGGCAGCCGCCCGCCGGCGTGAGGTCGACGGCTGGGAGGTCGTGGAGGACGCAGGCCGGGGCTGGCGCAGGGTCGTGGCATCACCCATGCCGAAGAGGATTGTCGAGATCGAGGCCATTCGGTACTTGCTCGGAGCAGGAGTCGTGGTCATCTGTGTCGGGGGAGGAGGCATTCCTGTCGTTGCCGACGAGACCGGTGCCCTCAGGGGTGTCCCGGCGGTGATCGACAAGGACCGTGCCTCCGCTCTGCTCGCAAACGAAATCGATGCGGACCTGCTGCTGATCAGCACCGCGGTCGAGAAGGTGGCGTTGGGCTGGGGTACACCGGAGCAACGCTGGGTCGATCGGATGACTCTCGAGGAGGCGAAACGGCACCTTGCCGAAGGTATCCATTTCGCGAAAGGGAGTATGGCGCCGAAGATCGAGGCAGCGATCACGTTTCTTGAGGGCGGTGACCGAGAAGTCCTTATCACGAACCCGGAGAACATCGAGCGAGGTGTTGCGGGTGAGACCGGAACCCGGATCGTGCGATGA
- the thrC gene encoding threonine synthase: MTPDHVTGLRCVICGKVYTPDETEYVCPEHGDDGILDVLYDYDLIGSRVQREGLGADWSMWRYRPLLPIGADAAAPPLAVGWTPLYEISEQAERLGLARLWIKDGGREPTASFKDRASAIAIVKAREKGATVITTASTGNAAAALSGLCASVGQDNVIFVPGSAPEAKIAQLLAFGSTVFAVQGTYDDAFELCLRVAEAYGWYNRNTAYNPYMSEGKKTAAYEIAEQLGWESPDAVLVSVGDGCIIGGLHKGFKDLLALGWIDRIPRLIGVQAGGSNYLAEAWATGEDVLTKPPIEARTVADSISAGLPRDRIKAMAAVVETDGAYVTVDDSEILAAITAMARASGVFGEPAGAAAYAGLLKARELGLLTAADKAVVLNTGSGLKDIASAVRAAGMAGSVPYEIPPTLEAVRAVMEAP; this comes from the coding sequence ATGACACCAGATCATGTCACGGGTTTGCGCTGCGTCATCTGTGGAAAGGTCTACACGCCCGACGAAACCGAGTATGTCTGTCCGGAGCATGGCGACGACGGCATCCTGGATGTCCTGTATGACTACGACCTGATCGGCTCTCGAGTCCAGCGGGAGGGCCTTGGAGCAGACTGGTCCATGTGGAGGTATCGACCGCTGCTTCCGATCGGGGCGGACGCTGCAGCCCCGCCCCTCGCCGTTGGGTGGACTCCTCTCTACGAGATATCCGAGCAGGCCGAGAGGCTGGGACTGGCCAGGCTCTGGATCAAAGATGGCGGGAGGGAACCGACCGCTTCGTTCAAGGATCGTGCGAGCGCAATCGCCATCGTCAAAGCCCGTGAGAAAGGGGCAACGGTGATCACGACCGCTTCGACGGGGAATGCTGCCGCGGCACTCAGCGGCCTCTGCGCGTCGGTAGGTCAAGACAACGTGATCTTCGTTCCCGGTTCCGCTCCAGAGGCGAAGATCGCCCAACTTCTCGCCTTCGGCTCGACGGTATTCGCGGTGCAGGGGACATACGACGACGCCTTCGAACTCTGTCTTCGCGTCGCGGAAGCGTACGGCTGGTACAACCGGAACACGGCCTACAACCCGTACATGAGCGAAGGCAAGAAGACGGCCGCGTACGAGATCGCGGAACAGCTTGGGTGGGAATCGCCGGATGCCGTGCTCGTGAGTGTCGGGGACGGCTGCATCATCGGGGGTCTGCACAAGGGCTTCAAGGACCTGCTTGCCCTGGGCTGGATCGATCGGATTCCCCGGCTCATCGGTGTCCAAGCCGGCGGAAGCAACTACCTGGCAGAGGCTTGGGCGACGGGCGAGGACGTACTGACCAAGCCTCCTATCGAAGCCCGGACCGTCGCGGATTCGATCTCGGCAGGGTTGCCAAGAGACCGGATCAAGGCGATGGCTGCGGTCGTCGAGACCGACGGCGCGTACGTGACCGTCGATGACAGCGAGATCCTGGCGGCGATCACCGCGATGGCGAGAGCCAGCGGTGTGTTTGGGGAACCGGCCGGCGCGGCAGCGTACGCCGGCCTCCTGAAAGCGAGGGAGCTCGGGTTGCTGACCGCCGCCGACAAGGCCGTTGTCCTCAACACCGGCAGCGGCCTGAAAGATATAGCGTCGGCAGTTCGAGCTGCCGGCATGGCAGGAAGTGTTCCGTACGAGATCCCTCCCACCCTGGAAGCTGTACGGGCGGTGATGGAGGCGCCGTGA
- a CDS encoding pyridoxal-phosphate dependent enzyme has protein sequence MIDLTIHEGPLERALQRARERNIIIPTFAQQRDPRLIPAAIKEKLRGVGLWDLDPINLFRITWKNEPVSSGGGFGGVNFIEYPKELTGIEARIVSLVGKWFPTGAHKVGAAFGCLVPRLVTGQFDPTTQKAVWPSTGNYCRGGAYDSHLLACDSVAILPEGMSKERFEWLAKVAGEVIATPGTESNVKEIFDKTWELRASGEDVVIFNQFDEFGNYLWHYTITGPAMAEVLAQVMGADDRYRGVALTTGSAGTIGSGDYLKQQYPTSKIVASEALQCPTLLENGFGSHRIEGIGDKHVPWIHNVKNTDFVTAIDDEATMQLLRLFNEPVGQEYLIERGVAAEFVEKLPLLGISSIANMLSSIKFAKWNEMNRSDVVITVATDSVEMYESRLEELNEQRGAFTREDALIAYERYLMGTTTDAMVELDYRGRKRIHNLKYYTWVEQQGKTYEEIQAQWYDDDYWTSIQSEVEEMDRRIEAFNEKSGLPAKLGI, from the coding sequence ATGATCGACCTCACCATCCACGAAGGCCCGCTGGAGCGGGCGCTGCAACGCGCCAGAGAGCGCAACATCATCATCCCCACGTTCGCTCAGCAGCGTGATCCGCGTCTCATCCCGGCCGCCATCAAGGAGAAGTTGCGGGGTGTGGGTCTCTGGGACCTCGACCCGATCAACCTGTTCAGGATCACCTGGAAGAACGAGCCGGTCTCCAGCGGCGGTGGCTTCGGGGGAGTGAACTTCATCGAGTATCCGAAGGAACTGACCGGCATCGAGGCGCGCATCGTGTCGCTGGTAGGGAAGTGGTTCCCGACAGGTGCCCACAAGGTCGGTGCGGCGTTCGGCTGTCTGGTGCCGCGACTGGTCACCGGACAGTTCGATCCGACGACCCAGAAGGCCGTGTGGCCTTCAACCGGCAACTACTGCAGAGGAGGAGCCTATGACTCGCATCTTCTCGCGTGCGACTCGGTCGCGATCTTGCCGGAGGGGATGAGCAAGGAGCGGTTCGAGTGGCTGGCGAAGGTCGCCGGTGAGGTCATCGCCACTCCGGGCACCGAGAGCAACGTGAAGGAGATCTTCGACAAGACCTGGGAACTCAGAGCGTCGGGCGAAGACGTCGTGATCTTCAACCAGTTCGATGAGTTCGGAAACTATCTCTGGCACTACACGATCACAGGTCCCGCCATGGCCGAAGTCCTCGCGCAAGTCATGGGCGCGGATGACCGCTATCGAGGGGTCGCTCTCACCACGGGATCCGCGGGAACGATCGGGTCGGGTGACTACCTCAAGCAGCAGTATCCCACCTCAAAGATCGTTGCCAGTGAGGCGCTGCAATGTCCCACGTTGCTTGAAAACGGGTTCGGGTCCCATCGCATCGAGGGCATCGGTGACAAGCACGTGCCGTGGATTCACAACGTGAAGAACACGGACTTCGTCACCGCCATCGACGACGAAGCGACGATGCAGCTCCTGCGACTGTTCAACGAACCTGTCGGTCAGGAGTACCTCATCGAACGTGGCGTGGCGGCGGAGTTCGTGGAGAAACTGCCTCTTCTCGGCATCTCCAGCATCGCCAACATGCTTTCTTCGATCAAGTTCGCGAAGTGGAACGAGATGAACCGCAGCGATGTCGTGATCACCGTTGCCACCGACTCGGTGGAGATGTACGAGTCGCGGCTCGAAGAACTGAATGAGCAGCGAGGAGCGTTCACACGAGAGGATGCCCTGATCGCCTACGAGCGGTACCTCATGGGGACCACGACCGACGCGATGGTCGAACTCGACTACCGGGGACGCAAGCGAATCCACAATCTCAAGTACTACACGTGGGTCGAACAGCAGGGCAAGACCTATGAGGAGATTCAGGCACAGTGGTACGACGATGACTACTGGACGTCGATTCAAAGCGAGGTCGAGGAGATGGATCGTCGCATCGAGGCGTTCAACGAGAAGAGCGGGTTGCCGGCGAAACTCGGCATCTGA
- a CDS encoding zinc-binding alcohol dehydrogenase family protein, which yields MRAQVLHSPATITEAPLVLEEVPDPAPGAGEILLDVSACGVCRTDLQEVEGDLDLHRNPVIPGHQIVGEVAEVGADVTGWHIGDRAGVGWLGGSCGHCRFCRTGRENLCEEAVFTGWDRDGGYAEQVTVNSEYAFRLPADERDLDVAPLLCGGVIGFRALKVSEIRAGGRLGLYGFGASALLALQVARHWDCEVYVATRSETERKRALEMGAAWAGGYEDRPPVPLDAAITFAPVGWVVIEALKSLDRGGVVAINAIHLDHIPEFRYEDLWLERQIRSVANFTKADAEEFLRLAAEIPIRTVTQEYALADANTALLDLKRGSVHGAAVLRA from the coding sequence ATGCGCGCACAGGTTCTGCACAGTCCTGCGACGATCACCGAGGCACCCCTGGTGCTGGAAGAGGTCCCCGACCCGGCGCCGGGTGCAGGTGAGATCCTGCTCGACGTCTCTGCGTGTGGTGTCTGTCGTACCGACCTCCAGGAGGTCGAAGGGGATCTGGATCTACACCGAAACCCCGTCATCCCCGGGCACCAGATCGTCGGAGAGGTGGCGGAAGTCGGTGCAGACGTCACCGGGTGGCATATCGGCGATCGTGCCGGTGTTGGCTGGCTCGGAGGATCATGCGGGCATTGTCGGTTCTGCCGCACAGGACGTGAGAACCTCTGCGAAGAAGCCGTGTTCACAGGGTGGGATCGCGATGGTGGTTACGCCGAACAAGTAACGGTGAACTCCGAGTACGCGTTCCGGCTGCCCGCCGATGAGCGAGATTTGGACGTCGCCCCCTTGCTGTGTGGAGGAGTGATCGGCTTCCGGGCACTGAAGGTGTCGGAGATACGCGCGGGTGGCCGGCTTGGACTGTACGGATTCGGAGCGTCGGCGCTTCTCGCACTTCAGGTGGCTCGCCACTGGGACTGTGAGGTGTATGTCGCGACGCGATCGGAGACGGAGCGGAAGCGAGCCCTCGAGATGGGAGCGGCGTGGGCCGGCGGCTACGAAGACCGCCCGCCGGTTCCCCTGGACGCCGCCATCACGTTCGCTCCCGTCGGATGGGTCGTCATCGAAGCACTGAAGTCACTCGATCGGGGCGGGGTGGTGGCGATCAACGCCATCCATCTGGATCACATCCCGGAGTTTCGTTATGAGGACCTTTGGTTGGAACGCCAGATCCGCAGTGTTGCCAATTTCACGAAAGCCGACGCCGAAGAGTTCCTGCGTCTTGCCGCAGAGATCCCGATCCGGACGGTCACACAGGAGTATGCGCTTGCCGATGCCAATACGGCGCTGCTCGACCTGAAGCGGGGGAGCGTCCACGGGGCAGCGGTACTGCGA